The following proteins are co-located in the Streptomyces sp. NBC_00435 genome:
- a CDS encoding HAD family hydrolase — MAIRAVLWDIDDTLFDYTGADRAGLAAHLADEGIAERYGAAGEALALWRRITDRHWERFAAGEGTFQGQRRDRVREFLGEPALNDAQADDWFGRYVEHYTAAWELFPDVVPVLDVLAAGYRHGVLSNSSVANQDPKLRSLGLRDRFEVLVCAVELGVSKPEAGAFLAACDEMGLEPGEVVYVGDQPEIDARGARDAGLTAVWLDRDGRRGPGPDGVHRIAGLERLPEVLAGDTRFGARSGIR, encoded by the coding sequence ATGGCGATTCGCGCGGTCCTGTGGGACATCGACGACACCCTGTTCGACTACACGGGGGCGGACCGGGCCGGGCTCGCGGCACATCTGGCCGACGAGGGGATCGCGGAGCGGTACGGGGCTGCGGGCGAGGCGCTCGCGCTGTGGCGGCGGATCACCGACCGGCACTGGGAGCGCTTCGCCGCCGGGGAAGGCACCTTCCAGGGGCAGCGCCGGGACCGGGTGCGCGAGTTCCTCGGGGAGCCGGCGTTGAACGACGCGCAGGCCGACGACTGGTTCGGGCGGTACGTCGAGCACTACACGGCCGCCTGGGAGCTGTTCCCCGATGTGGTGCCCGTACTGGACGTCCTCGCGGCCGGCTACCGGCACGGCGTGCTCTCCAACTCCTCCGTCGCCAACCAGGACCCCAAGCTGCGCAGCCTCGGCCTGCGCGACCGCTTCGAGGTCCTGGTGTGCGCGGTGGAGCTGGGCGTCAGCAAGCCCGAGGCCGGCGCTTTCCTCGCGGCGTGCGACGAGATGGGGCTGGAGCCGGGGGAAGTGGTCTACGTGGGCGACCAGCCTGAGATCGACGCGCGCGGCGCCCGTGACGCGGGGCTGACGGCGGTCTGGCTCGACCGCGACGGCCGGCGCGGGCCGGGGCCCGACGGTGTGCACCGGATCGCCGGGCTCGAACGGCTCCCGGAGGTGCTGGCCGGGGATACCCGTTTTGGAGCACGGTCAGGCATCCGGTAA